A window from Fibrobacter sp. UWR4 encodes these proteins:
- a CDS encoding anaerobic C4-dicarboxylate transporter, with translation MTAVMIIQLLIVLAALYVGSRYGSLALGAISGIGLAILVLGFGMAPGKPPTDVIYIIIAAVTCAGIMQAAGGMDWLIQLAEKLLRKHPNQVIFLAPLCTFFLTVLVGTGHVVYTLMPIICDISLKKGIRPERPCAVASVASQVGITCSPIAAAVASFVVISNANGFEINNLQVIAVTIPACLCGLAAAAAVSYKRGLDLDKDPAFQARLKDPQMKEYMYGNTASLLDKEVSKEARRSVYIFLIALAVIVMFSVFQIAGHDIRPVVPTGKIVDGVAQMKPIGMNIIIQIVMISAAAFMIILCKAQPKKAVAGAVWQSGMVAVVAIYGIAWLADTYFANYMDVMQGGLKDIVQHYPWAIAFAFFAVSVLINSQGAVVVAMLPLAYSLGIEGAVLLGVLPSVYGYFFIPNYPSDIATVNFDRSGTTVIGKYLLNHSFMLPGLTSVIVSTIVGSLIVKVFF, from the coding sequence ATGACTGCTGTGATGATTATTCAGCTTTTGATTGTGCTGGCTGCCCTTTATGTGGGCTCCCGTTATGGTAGCCTTGCCTTGGGTGCGATTTCGGGTATTGGCCTTGCCATTCTGGTGCTGGGCTTTGGCATGGCTCCGGGTAAGCCGCCTACCGATGTTATCTACATCATCATTGCCGCTGTGACCTGCGCTGGTATTATGCAGGCTGCTGGCGGTATGGATTGGCTGATTCAGCTGGCGGAAAAGCTTCTCCGAAAGCACCCGAACCAGGTGATTTTCCTGGCTCCGCTTTGCACCTTCTTCCTTACGGTTCTTGTGGGCACGGGCCATGTGGTTTACACCTTGATGCCTATTATCTGCGACATTTCCCTGAAGAAGGGCATCCGTCCGGAGCGCCCCTGTGCTGTAGCATCCGTTGCGTCCCAGGTGGGCATTACCTGTTCTCCCATTGCGGCAGCGGTGGCGTCCTTCGTGGTGATTTCCAACGCCAACGGTTTTGAAATCAACAACCTTCAGGTGATTGCGGTGACCATTCCCGCTTGCCTTTGTGGTTTGGCTGCTGCTGCTGCCGTCAGCTACAAGCGCGGTCTTGACTTGGATAAGGATCCCGCTTTCCAGGCACGCTTGAAAGACCCTCAGATGAAGGAATACATGTACGGTAACACCGCCTCCCTCTTGGACAAGGAAGTCTCCAAGGAAGCACGCCGTTCCGTGTACATCTTCCTTATTGCTCTTGCTGTGATTGTGATGTTCTCTGTATTCCAGATTGCAGGTCATGATATTCGCCCCGTGGTTCCCACCGGAAAAATTGTGGATGGCGTGGCCCAGATGAAGCCCATCGGCATGAATATTATCATCCAGATTGTGATGATTTCCGCAGCGGCTTTCATGATTATTCTTTGCAAGGCTCAGCCCAAGAAGGCTGTGGCTGGTGCTGTTTGGCAGTCCGGCATGGTGGCGGTGGTTGCAATTTACGGTATTGCCTGGCTTGCCGATACCTACTTCGCCAACTACATGGATGTGATGCAGGGCGGCCTGAAGGACATTGTTCAGCATTATCCCTGGGCAATCGCCTTTGCCTTCTTTGCCGTGTCTGTGCTGATCAATTCCCAGGGCGCCGTGGTGGTGGCCATGCTCCCGCTGGCTTACAGCCTGGGCATCGAAGGCGCTGTGCTTCTGGGTGTGCTTCCCAGTGTTTACGGCTATTTCTTCATTCCCAACTATCCGTCCGACATTGCAACGGTGAACTTTGACCGTTCCGGCACCACGGTGATCGGTAAGTACCTGCTGAACCACAGTTTCATGCTGCCTGGCCTTACCAGCGTCATTGTTTCTACCATCGTGGGCAGCCTTATCGTGAAGGTTTTCTTCTAA
- the mdh gene encoding malate dehydrogenase codes for MARKKIALVGAGQIGGTMALVLAQKQLGDVVLIDIPMTEGMPKGKALDIMEGRSVMGTSCNLSGSTNYDDIAGADVVIVTAGVPRKPGMSRDDLLGINCGVIKDVGLKIKELAPNAFVIVITNPLDAMVYNMQKVTGFDSSKVIGMAGVLDSSRLACFVAMELGVSAEDVKAIVMGGHGDTMVSLYDCVSVGGIPLPQLMSKEKFDELAARTANAGGEIVSLLVRGSAFYSPATSAIKMAEAYLLDKKSVLTCAVKLNDEYQGKGKGLYCGVPCVIGANGVEKIFEVKMNDAEMAAFEKSIEACKKNAEWVDANT; via the coding sequence ATGGCAAGAAAGAAGATTGCACTCGTTGGTGCTGGTCAGATTGGTGGTACTATGGCTCTCGTCCTCGCTCAGAAGCAGCTGGGTGACGTGGTCCTCATCGATATTCCGATGACTGAAGGTATGCCGAAGGGTAAGGCTCTCGACATTATGGAAGGCCGCTCCGTTATGGGCACTTCCTGCAACCTCTCCGGTTCTACCAACTATGACGATATCGCTGGTGCAGACGTCGTTATCGTTACCGCTGGCGTTCCCCGTAAGCCGGGCATGAGCCGTGACGACCTCCTGGGCATCAACTGCGGCGTTATCAAGGACGTGGGCCTCAAGATCAAGGAACTCGCTCCCAACGCATTCGTTATCGTTATCACCAACCCGCTGGACGCAATGGTGTACAACATGCAGAAGGTTACCGGCTTCGATTCCTCCAAGGTGATCGGTATGGCTGGCGTTCTCGACTCTTCTCGTCTCGCTTGCTTCGTTGCTATGGAACTGGGCGTTTCTGCTGAAGACGTTAAGGCAATCGTTATGGGCGGCCACGGTGACACCATGGTTTCCCTCTACGACTGCGTCTCCGTCGGTGGCATTCCTCTGCCGCAGCTCATGAGCAAGGAAAAGTTCGACGAACTTGCTGCTCGTACTGCTAACGCTGGTGGCGAAATCGTTTCTCTCCTCGTTCGTGGCTCTGCATTCTACAGCCCGGCAACTTCCGCTATCAAGATGGCTGAAGCTTACCTCCTGGACAAGAAGAGCGTTCTCACCTGCGCTGTCAAGCTGAACGACGAATACCAGGGTAAGGGCAAGGGCCTCTACTGTGGCGTTCCCTGCGTGATCGGCGCAAACGGTGTCGAAAAGATCTTCGAAGTTAAGATGAACGACGCTGAAATGGCTGCTTTCGAAAAGTCTATCGAAGCTTGCAAGAAGAACGCTGAATGGGTTGACGCAAACACCTAA
- a CDS encoding mechanosensitive ion channel family protein: protein MEKLQAYLTEYPIVKQVLLVILVFLAVKVFVWSFRKFLVRMSKRGMDPAAIPLITDLVKYVVYISGLIIALNIFGVNTTGIVAMISAASLAIGFALKDTLSNIASGIVLLFLKPFKAGDLIECGSIRGKILGIGLFNTTLETLDGLYVSAPNSSLWGAPIVNFSKNPHRRLDITVGVSYDSSLDLVMARLREMVEAEAHFLKDPAPAFFVSALEDSAVNVTVRVWVNSGDYGTLLQRYNEAIKRLFDENGIEIPYPQRVIHVHGDGSTVSIEK, encoded by the coding sequence GTGGAAAAATTACAAGCATATTTAACTGAATACCCTATCGTGAAGCAAGTGCTTCTGGTCATCCTCGTCTTTTTGGCGGTGAAGGTTTTTGTCTGGTCCTTTAGGAAATTTTTGGTCCGTATGTCCAAGAGGGGGATGGACCCTGCCGCAATTCCTCTTATTACGGACTTGGTCAAATATGTGGTGTATATTTCCGGGTTGATTATCGCCCTGAACATTTTCGGGGTGAATACCACGGGAATTGTGGCCATGATCAGTGCCGCAAGCCTTGCCATCGGGTTTGCCCTGAAGGATACTCTTTCCAATATTGCGTCTGGTATTGTACTTTTGTTCCTGAAGCCTTTTAAGGCGGGGGATTTGATTGAATGTGGTTCCATTAGGGGAAAAATTCTTGGAATCGGCCTGTTCAACACTACTTTGGAAACTTTAGACGGCCTGTACGTTTCTGCACCGAACAGCTCCCTTTGGGGCGCTCCCATCGTGAATTTCAGCAAAAATCCCCATAGAAGGCTGGATATCACGGTTGGCGTGTCTTACGATTCCTCCCTGGATCTGGTTATGGCCCGTCTTCGTGAGATGGTGGAGGCGGAGGCTCATTTCCTCAAGGACCCCGCTCCTGCTTTCTTTGTATCAGCCTTGGAAGATAGCGCCGTGAATGTTACGGTCCGGGTTTGGGTGAATTCCGGCGATTATGGGACCTTGCTTCAGAGGTACAATGAGGCCATCAAGCGCCTGTTTGATGAAAATGGCATCGAAATTCCCTATCCGCAGAGGGTGATTCACGTCCACGGAGACGGTTCAACGGTTTCAATCGAAAAGTAA
- a CDS encoding FISUMP domain-containing protein, with protein sequence MAENLAYGDGKFYDNDSIKYSSYGKLYTWAQALDTAEAICGVSRCKIKRPYKGACPSGWHLPSLDEFKTLLGFVSGFSEYGSSAALLKTTYGWSYNASTEGGKDRWGFGVFPIGYYSSSSNFKGKGEQAYFWLDEDVSTTTAKTMYFSNHSDVILDTEEYKTYGYSIRCVKDE encoded by the coding sequence ATGGCGGAAAACCTTGCGTACGGAGATGGAAAATTCTACGATAACGATTCTATCAAGTACAGTTCTTACGGAAAGCTTTACACCTGGGCGCAGGCTTTAGATACTGCAGAAGCGATTTGTGGGGTGAGTCGTTGTAAAATAAAACGCCCGTATAAGGGTGCTTGCCCTTCTGGTTGGCATTTGCCGAGTCTGGATGAGTTCAAAACCCTTCTTGGTTTTGTGAGTGGTTTCTCGGAATATGGTTCGTCGGCGGCACTTTTGAAAACTACCTACGGATGGTCTTATAACGCATCTACCGAAGGTGGCAAGGACCGCTGGGGCTTTGGCGTTTTCCCCATAGGGTATTATTCCAGTTCATCAAATTTTAAAGGCAAGGGCGAGCAGGCGTATTTCTGGCTGGATGAAGATGTCTCTACGACTACAGCCAAGACTATGTATTTCTCTAATCATTCGGACGTAATTCTTGATACGGAAGAGTATAAGACGTATGGCTACTCTATTCGATGTGTCAAGGATGAGTAA